A region of the Deltaproteobacteria bacterium genome:
ATAAAGTGGCGGGAATACATTTTTATGTTTCCTTAAAGCATCCGCAAAAGACAGTCCCTCTTCTATATTTTTCTTAACATCTCGCAAAATCTCAGCGAATTTCGCGTTTTTCTGCTGATTGGCAAGCACATCTATCGATTTAGTAAGAGAAACACCTGATTTCAGCATCACAAATAGCTGTTTTGTGGAAGTCATCAATTCTTTCTGGTTTACTTTTCGCTTAATGGGCAATGTTATCTTTCGTTTTTCCGTAGTTGGTTTTAGAGAAACAGGAATAAGCCCTTGCTGCTTTAGTTTTAAAATAGCCGATTGCTCGCTTATAGCATCTATGTTTCCCCTTAAAGAATTGCCCGTTTTGTTTTTCCCTTTCCATTTAAAAGTAGGCATTTATACTTTCTCCAACAGTGTTTTTAATTCTTCTTTTTTTAGCGATGCATCTATTGCCTGGTTGTAGGTAATTAATCCCTTATTATACAATTCAATCAATGATTGGTTAAGTGTTTTCATCTTAGTTTTTTCCTGTCCTGCCTGCATGGCAGAATAGATCTGAGGAATTTTATTTTCTCTGATGAGGTTTCTTATAGCGTTGTTGGGTATCATGATCTCCATTGCCAGCACTAAACCTTTATTATTCTTTCTTTTGAGGAGTGTTTGACTTGCCACACCCTGAATGACAGAAGAAAGTTGCACCCTTATCTGATCTTGTTGTTCTGCTGGAAATACATCAACAATACGGGTTATTGTTTCTGAAGCGGAGTTTGTATGCAGTGTGGCAAAGACTAAATGTCCTGTTTCGGCAGCTGTTAACGCTGCTCTTATTGTTTCTAAATCCCTCATCTCTCCAATCAAGATTACATCTGGATCCTGCCTTAAAACATGTTTTAAGGCAGATGCAAAGGTTTCTGTATCACTCCCTATTTCTCTTTGAGAAATCAGTGCTTTTTCATGCCTAAATAAAAATTCTATGGGATCTTCAATTGTTATTATATGGCAATTTTTTTCCTTATTTATTTTGTTTATCAATGCGGCTAAGGTAGTAGATTTTCCTACACCAGTGGGGCCTGTTATAAGCACAAATCCCTGGGAGAGGTTTGTAAAATCTTGAACTACTTTAGATATTCCCAGCCTTTCAAAGGATGGTATCTCAAAAGGTATGCTGCGAAAAGCACCTGCGACACTACTTCTTTGCATATACACATTAGCCCTGAACCGACTTATACCTTTTATGCCAAAAGAAAAATCCACATCTAAGTTTTGCTCAAAGTCCTTTTTCTGTTTTTCTGTCATGATGGAGTAACATAAGTCTTGTGTGTCGCCTGCTGTTAACACGGGATAGCCGTTTAAGTCTTTTAGTTCGCCAGCTATTCTAACTTTTGGTGGAGCTCCTGTAACCAGGTGAAGATCTGATGCACCCAAGTTAATAGTTTTCTTTAAAAGTTCAGTCAGATTGATCTTCATTTTTCCACATCCATAGTTACTCGCAGGACCTCTTCCACAGTGGTTATGCCCTCTTTTACCTTTTTAATTCCATTTTCTCTTAATGTGGAATTACCCTCTTTTATTACCTCTTTTCTCATTTCCTCTAAGTTTTTCCCTTTCAGGATCATTTGCTTAATCATTCTGGTTATAGGGATAACCTCGAATAGGGATGTCCGTCCTTTATACCCGATGTTATTACAATAGGAACAACCTTCTCCTTTGTATACCTTTGTTTTCTCATCTAAACCGAGTTTTCTCAGTGTCTTGGGTGGAACTTCTGCTTCTCTTTTGCAATAGGGGCATATTTTTCTTACCAGTCTCTGGGCAAGAGCTAAAATTAAGGTGCTTGCTATTAAGTAAGGTTCTATTTTCATATCTATAAGTCGTGCAATAGTAGAAATAGCATCGTTGGTATGTAGTGTAGAAAGTACAAGATGACCTGTCAGCGCTGCTTTTGTGGCAATCTCTGCTGTCTCCTCATCTCTGATTTCTCCAATCATTATTATGTCTGGATCCTGTCTTAAAAATGATCGTAGAATACGAGGAAAAGTGAGACCAATTTCTTCTTTTATTTGAACTTGGTTTATGCCTTCTATGTTATATTCTATGGGATCTTCAACGGTGAGGATATTTACCCCCTCTCTATTGATCTTATCCAATGCCGTATAAAGGGTGGTTGTTTTTCCTGATCCTGTAGGACCCGTCACCAAAATCACTCCATACGGGGCTTCAATTGCTTTTTTAACCTTTTTAATGTCTTCTTCTTCAAATCCTAAGTCTTCTAAGTTGAGTCCCGTAACATTTGTTCTGTCTAAGATTCGCAAAACCACCTTTTCTCCAAATATGGTAGGAACGGTGGATACCCTGAAATCAATGTCCTTACCATTTACCTTCAATTTAATTCTCCCGTCCTGAGGTAATCTCTTTTCCGCAATATTTAATTTAGACATAATTTTGAATCGTGAAGACAAAGCGGGGAAAATGGCTTTCGGTGGTTCCATCACTGTATATAATATACCGTCTATTCTATACCTTATGCGAAACAGCTTTTCGTATGGTTCTAAATGGATATCTGATGCATCTCTCTCTACTGCACCTTGTATAATCTTATTTGCCAATCTTATGATCGGTGACTCTCCTGCCTTTTTCTCTCCTGCTATTTCTTCTTCCTCCATGCTGGATGG
Encoded here:
- the tadA gene encoding Flp pilus assembly complex ATPase component TadA — its product is MSIPLKELLLSSGKINKEQLDIALEKQKKTGKEIGAILVEEGIITEDELEFFLQKQASFEFMDLEKSELYSFLQADNGESVDFKKITIEDNVINLIPVDVAEKYKLIPIAEENGKIKVAMSDPTNIVALENIKQITGKEIISLIASENSIAEAIDKYYKKPKERDVLLFKQKTMNLDLDKEIKEIKEIDVVEAPSSMEEEEIAGEKKAGESPIIRLANKIIQGAVERDASDIHLEPYEKLFRIRYRIDGILYTVMEPPKAIFPALSSRFKIMSKLNIAEKRLPQDGRIKLKVNGKDIDFRVSTVPTIFGEKVVLRILDRTNVTGLNLEDLGFEEEDIKKVKKAIEAPYGVILVTGPTGSGKTTTLYTALDKINREGVNILTVEDPIEYNIEGINQVQIKEEIGLTFPRILRSFLRQDPDIIMIGEIRDEETAEIATKAALTGHLVLSTLHTNDAISTIARLIDMKIEPYLIASTLILALAQRLVRKICPYCKREAEVPPKTLRKLGLDEKTKVYKGEGCSYCNNIGYKGRTSLFEVIPITRMIKQMILKGKNLEEMRKEVIKEGNSTLRENGIKKVKEGITTVEEVLRVTMDVEK
- a CDS encoding type IV pilus twitching motility protein PilT: MNLTELLKKTINLGASDLHLVTGAPPKVRIAGELKDLNGYPVLTAGDTQDLCYSIMTEKQKKDFEQNLDVDFSFGIKGISRFRANVYMQRSSVAGAFRSIPFEIPSFERLGISKVVQDFTNLSQGFVLITGPTGVGKSTTLAALINKINKEKNCHIITIEDPIEFLFRHEKALISQREIGSDTETFASALKHVLRQDPDVILIGEMRDLETIRAALTAAETGHLVFATLHTNSASETITRIVDVFPAEQQDQIRVQLSSVIQGVASQTLLKRKNNKGLVLAMEIMIPNNAIRNLIRENKIPQIYSAMQAGQEKTKMKTLNQSLIELYNKGLITYNQAIDASLKKEELKTLLEKV